The Malus sylvestris chromosome 14, drMalSylv7.2, whole genome shotgun sequence genome segment AATAATTGTGCAAAGTCATCTTCAtttcttccttttatttttcaaaagatAACAGAAATGCGAGGAACGCAAGTTCATGCAACATAAAATATAGTAACCACCTTTGCCACAAATATATCTTTACACCACTGGGCAACAGCATCATCAGTTTCAGGTAATTCCCTCATTAAATGCCGCTTAATGTGCACATGCACCTGCAAGGGAGTAACAACCAAGCAAATTTATATAAACCCAAATATAAAAAGGGCAGCACAATGCACAACGCTGCTGCCATTGTGTATGATTTTAGCAGTAAACAAAGTGAAAATCAAATGACTGGAGAATGCAAATCTAGCATTATAACAGGATAGGAGAATAGCTTCGAATTATGTAGTTGACATCCAGTGATGATATAAAGCACTTCCTATTACCCACGCAAAATATATTAGAAAAGCATGCACCCTAAAAAATGACATATCAGAAAAATGACATATCAACTAGTGATCCAATACCACAAAGAATAAGAGAATGATAGGCATTTTCACTACTCGCATTGCACATCACATCACAACCATCTGGATGGATTTTCTTAAAATGCCTTGCACAAAAATGCCAGATTGTTATCCAATTGAACGAAAATGTGCATTTTAATTGTCTATTTCAGTACTGGTACACTAGTTAGGAATTTAATGTCCAAACCTGCATGCTATCCGACAACataaatataaattatttaaacaGCATTTTTAAAATCTGATGTTAGGCTTACCACAGAAGGTCGCCCCTCAAAGAGTCTTAGCATTGTTGGTGAAGGTGAAGCCTTAGGAATAGCCACCGTTACATCATATATGGCTGGAACAAATGAGCGCATATTACTTACAGCAGAGACAAAACCCTGAAGGAAACAGGAATTTATTAGATATGCCAGATGGCCCAGACCACATGTGTGATAGAGAATAATGGGCCAGTAAAGGAGGATTCCAGAACATTGTACTTTTACTGATGGCGAATTCTTAACCAGCAAGGAATGGAAAAGGCATTccacaaaaataattattacCGAATCCTTATTATGGGAAGATGCAATAAGAATTTTACCTTAGTACGAGGAATCAAAACATTTCTAGGTACAGGCAGCCCTGTTGAGGCTGCATATTCTTGTGCTGCTAAAAGCTTGGCCTGTGTAAAACGAGTTCCTTCTACAAACAAAGCCAACCAAAAGGGCTGAGGGTAGTCCTTCAACCGTTGAAGACCTAACTGCAGATGCATTACCACAAGATTCGAGGTTACTTCCAAAAGTAGACGCGCTAACATGCACATACATTTCAAAATAGATTGACCACACCCCAACTTTTAAACCTGTTCCAATATTAGTCCCTAGACTTGAAAACTCTGACACTTAAATTCCATAAATCAATAATTGTCTGTTCAGTCAGTTAAAGTATCACCCGCTATAATTTTTTCATCACACAACCACTTATATGATATTAGTAAAGTTTTTTCttacaagaaacaaaacattcatTGAAAAGAGATAAAATACAACACAGCAGACAATGTGTACCCTGGACTTCAATCAATTAAAGAAACAACAAAACAGAAGCCATCAAAAGCAAGAGATGAGGAAACCTAGTCAGTCAACCTAAATCTGTTTTCGACCTAAGAACATTAAAGATCTCCCACACAATAAACTTGTTACTACCATTGTCAATGACCACACAACCACTCACAACAATAGCCAAGCTCCATGCCTGCTCTAAGCAGTTGACTACCACTTCATTCACCAACTCACCACAATGAAATCTTGCCTTTTTATAAAGTGGGATATCTTTGTTCAAGCtcaattacaaactcttaatagcTTTATTCTGATTTACCATCATGATTAGGGTATTAGGGTAGTTTGACTAATAAAAGAAACTCAATTGTTTTCCAAAAATTGTTtctttcatttgttttctttgttgtaGCTCTATATAAGATTATTTCAAGTTGGGCAAAGGGTAGTACGGATTCTGGGCAGTATTAAAGTTATGTGGTGTGGTAGCAACAGCTAGGTTAGAAATGAACCTGTTATTGAAAATTCTGTTTTATTTAGGATCATTCCTTTTAGTTGCAAGTAGCTAACCCAAATTGCACTAAAAGGAATATTCTTGAAATACTTTTGACAGAAGCAGCCCAAAGAGAAGCAAGTAGTCTAAATCTATCCCAAATTTCACCCGCTTCCTCCTCCTTGTTCAAAATTAGCTTGTTCCTCTCTAACCACACCCACCACCGGAGGGACTGAACAGCACGTCCACAAAGCATCCTTTGGACAACACCATGCTCCTTGGTCACACCCACCTATTATATTCCCCATCTTACCTTGGAGAAACAGCAACTCCAAACCTTCATTTATCTAAACATCTTCCAATTAACAGAGTTTCTACCATCTGTATCCACAAACCATAGGCAACAACTTACCTTCTGCTGTCCTACATAACCTTGGCAGCAAAGTGCTAAAGCATTCTCTATTTCTTCAAATCTCTCTTGTTTCTTCAAGTGAAACGGTTAGAGGTGCATAACTTTCATCTAGAGTTGACTGTCTCAAAAATGAGAAGACACTCACTGAGTTGactgaaaaagaaagaagaattagttCACTTGAAACTGGAAAATAGCTATGGAGGTAGGAAAAACGGAAAGATGATTGTCATCTTCAGCTCCAAGGCAAAAACCTATACGGGAGATGTTTGAGAATTGAAAGTTACTGACACTTACAGGGACAACAACTGGAAGCATCCTTGATTACATGACTCAGAGAGTTTTTTTAGGTAGCCGCTTTCGGAAGATGAGTGAAAACTCGTTCTTGTAGAGATTCGATTAAAGAATTCAATGAGGGTTTGGTGAAAATTTTCCATCAAACTACATAAGCAACCATTAACATTAAAAACCAGCAGATTCTTTAGCTTGGCAACACAACCTCACTTCTATAcatgaatatattttctatatCTATGCCGGTATGCCCAGATTTCTTATCATATTGAAGACGACTATTACAAGAGAGACTCCATTACAGATTCATTAGAAGGAAAATTATATAGTTAAAATTTATGCGTGCCTGTGTATATTGTGCATATAGCATGTGTTGTATGTACATATACAACATACACACCCATACCTTTAAAGTGCTTTCATCTTTGGCCCAGCTTCTTTCCAAAAAGAGATATTCAGAAAACCACATTGACCACCCTATGACCTGCATGTATAAAGGCATTCCATTTAGTGACAAGGAGTAAACCCTCAAAAGCAAAGGCAAATGATAACGCTTAAGTTGAATGAAATGTAGGCTGGATAAAGAAAATGGGGCCACAAGACAATGTTTGCggaaaaaacccaaaaccactAATTAATTCATGAATAATGGATCAAatcaaactaaaaaataaaacaaaaaaatctatAACATTACAATAGGATCTGGAATTAAATATTGATACTCCTAACCAGTAATAACTAATGGCCTCAATAGCTTCACAAACTCTAAATTTTTAGAATCTTATCTAAGCTGTTAAGGTTCTAAATTACTCCCATTTCATCAAAGATATGTTATACATACAGGGCCCTCCAATTTTCTAGGGAATTCCGCTCAAGAATCtgaaaattttgttgttttagtCTCCATTCAAGAATCATCTTCATCAAAATCAGCCAAATCGAAACCACCTAACCACTTGATTATCATTTACAATCACTTGGAGCTGACCAGAAACATTGTGTTGGCTTATCTATTTGATCACAATTAGATGCCTTAATGATCAATGATTAGGCTATGTTGCCATTTCACACTCAATGATCTACAGGATGATTCTTAAATGAATTCTGTAGAAGATAGACAGTTCAGATACTGAACTACAATACTGAGAGGGCCCCCACAAGGGACCCAGCTTTTTGAATTCCCCCATGGAAGGGCCTTGTATATATGAAATATCCTCTCGTCAAAACAATGTGGCAAGTCATCTAGACCAAACATATAAGCAAGAATCAACGTAATCAGTGGTCCTGATTCAAATTCTATCAAAAATGTATTGCCATAGTGTCTGACAAGAGAATATTCACATAAATGTGGatgcacacacacaaacacacatatTTTGAACTTAACAACTAGTGCCTTAAAGCTTCATCAACACATACTGTCAGGGCATCTTATGGTGTAACATACCGGAAGGAACTTTGATGATTTCTTCATTACAGCTAAGGCGCTGCCAAGGCAACCTGACCGCTGCATAGTACATTTAATTTAAATCGTCAGTATAAAGAGAATACAACTCCGTATCGAACCAAAAGCCTAAATTCAAACAGTGAACTTCTTTTACAAGTACATGTGAATAAGTCTTCAATGTAGCTTTTGTGTGCCTCTATCATATGTACTAAATATGCAAAAAGCCAAAAGCTAAATAAATATGggcattatttttataattagtttATGTATGAATATACTATATACTCATTATTTGTCTGGTTACTTGGATTTGTGCATGCCTGTGACTAAAGCATGATACATAAACTTTGTACCTGAGCCAGGACCCATCCAACAAGCCAATCAATATCACTTCTATGATTGCACATGACAAGTGCA includes the following:
- the LOC126599227 gene encoding 1-acyl-sn-glycerol-3-phosphate acyltransferase 2-like — its product is MAIAAAAVIVPLGLLFFVSGLIVNLIQAICFILIRPLSKNTYRRINRVVAELLWLELVWLIDWWAGVKIQVYTDPETFCLMGKEHALVMCNHRSDIDWLVGWVLAQRSGCLGSALAVMKKSSKFLPVIGWSMWFSEYLFLERSWAKDESTLKLGLQRLKDYPQPFWLALFVEGTRFTQAKLLAAQEYAASTGLPVPRNVLIPRTKGFVSAVSNMRSFVPAIYDVTVAIPKASPSPTMLRLFEGRPSVVHVHIKRHLMRELPETDDAVAQWCKDIFVAKDALLDKHTAEQTFGDQELQTTGRPLKSLLVVASWSCLLILGALKFLHLSSLLSSWKGVGFSTLGLGIVTVLMQFLIRFSQSERSNPAPVSPAKNISKGESSGKADKQQ